The genomic stretch AGGCTTTTATTTGTTTCCAAGAATGCAGTTATAAAAGATCGCTATACCGTACAGACAGCAAAAGGGAAAAATTACATCATTTTTAAATAAGAGAGGTTAAGATCATGGAAAAGACAATGGAAAAGATTGTGGGACTTGCAAAATCAAGAGGATTTGTATATCCTGGCTCCGAAATTTACGGCGGCCTTGCAAATACCTGGGATTACGGCAACTTAGGCGTAGAACTGAAGAACAATGTAAAAAAAGCATGGTGGCAGAAATTTATTCAGGAAAGCCCATATAACGTAGGCGTAGACTGTGCCATCCTGATGAACTCCCAGACCTGGGTTGCTTCCGGACATTTAGGCGGCTTTTCCGACCCGCTGATGGACTGCAAGGCATGTAAGGAGCGTTTCCGTGCAGATAAACTGATAGAAGATTATATGGCTGAGAATAATATCACCATCGAAGGCTCTGTTGATGCCTGGTCCCAGGAAGAGATGAAGAGCTATATTGATGAGAAAAACATCTGCTGCCCAAGCTGCGGTAAGCATGATTTTACAGATATCCGTCAGTTTAACCTGATGTTCAAAACCTTCCAGGGAGTAACAGAAGATGCCAAAAATACCGTATACTTAAGACCAGAGACAGCACAGGGTATTTTCGTAAACTTCAAAAACGTACAGAGAACCTCCCGTAAGAAGATACCATTCGGTATCGGACAGGTAGGTAAATCCTTCCGTAACGAGATCACTCCAGGAAACTTCACTTTCCGTACCAGAGAATTTGAGCAGATGGAGCTGGAGTTTTTCTGTGAGCCGGATACAGATCTGGAATGGTTTGCATACTGGAAAGAATTCTGCATCAACTGGCTGCAGACCCTGGGAATCAAAGAAGACGAGATGCGTGTCAGGGATCATGAGAAGGAAGAACTTTCTTTCTACAGTAAGGCAACCTCTGATATTGAATTCCTGTTCCCATTCGGCTGGGGCGAGTTGTGGGGAATTGCAGACAGGACCGATTACGACTTAAACCAGCACCAGAATACGTCCGGACAGGATATGACATATTTTGACGACGAAAAGAAAGAGCGGTACATTCCCTATGTAGTAGAGCCGTCTTTAGGAGCTGACCGTGTGACCCTTGCATTCCTTTGTGCTGCATACGATGAAGAAGAGATCGCAGAAGGAGATGTACGTACAGTGCTTCATTTCCATCCTGCCATTGCACCTGTTAAGATCGGCGTTCTGCCTCTTTCCAAGAAGCTGAATGAAGGCGCAGAAAAGGTATATGAAGAGCTTTGCAAATATTATAACTGTGAATTCGATGACAGAGGCAACATCGGAAAGCGTTATAGAAGACAGGATGAGATCGGTACTCCATTCTGCGTTACTTATGATTTTGATTCAGAAGAAGATTTCGCCGTAACCGTCCGTGACCGTGATACCATGGAGCAGGTAAGAGTTCCCATTGCAGAGCTGAAGAGCTACTTTGAGGATAAGTTCCGTTTCTAAACATGGTCCTGTTTATTTAGCAGGCATCAGTTCATAAAATAAAAAAGAAGGAGAAAGAGGCATTTGCCTCTTTCTCCTTCTTTTTATCTCTGTCTCTTATTTCTGTCTTTTAACTCAGTCTCTTGCCTCTATCTTTCATCTCAGTCTCTTATCTCTACTTTCTACCTTCTACCTCTGCCCCTTATCATAAGGAATACCCTCTGCCTTAGGAGCCTGAGAGTTTCTGGAAGTGAAGATCAGCACGATCAAGGTAATAATATAAGGCACCATCTTATAGAAGTAACTTGGAATGCCCATTGCGCTTAAGAATGGGATTCCGGAATAGGCTGATGCGATAGCCTTCATGAGCCCGAAGAAAAGGGAGGCAAACATGATATTGACCGGCTTCCACTGGCCGAAGATCAATACAGCCAGAGCCAGGAAACCGTATCCGGCTACGTCTGCGTTAAAGTTGGTGGAGGTGGGAACTACAAAGACCAGTCCTCCAAGTCCGCCAAGGGCGCCGGAGATCATAACGCCTGCATACTGCATCCGGTATACATTAATACCGGCGGAATCGGCTGCCTGGGGATGCTCTCCGCAGGACCGGAGCCTTAAACCAAACCGGGTTTTATAAAGAACAATGGTTGAAAGCAAAAAGATTGCAATGCCTATATATGTGGTGATATAAGCGTTCTGGAACAGGAGAGGACCGAAAAACGGAACCTTTCCCAATATCGGAACGGATGAAATGCGGAAGGTGTTGTTAAACTGAACCTGCTGTACTCCCTGAATAACACGGGCCACGAAGATGGCAAAAGCGGGGGCGAACATGTTTAATGCCGTACCGCTGATTACCTGATTGGACTTCATGTTAATGGAAGCGTAGGCGTGGAACAGGGAAAATACCATACCGGTTGCCATGGAGATTAACACCGCAATAATGAGCTGGAGCTGTCCGTTCATGGAGCCGCCTGTAAAATGAATGAACAGGATTCCTGTAAAGGCACCCATGGTCATGATTCCTTCCAAAGCAATGTTGATGATTCCGCTTCGCTCAGAGAACATGGCTCCCAAAGCTACGATCATGAGAGGAATCATGAAATACATGGTCTGCTGAAAAATAAAATAAATTACGCTCATGATTTCGTTCCTCCTTCCTTAGCTGCTTCTGCTTTTTCGCCTTTCTGCCTGTGAATTTTAGAAAGAATGATCTTTACCATAAGAGCAAAGGCGCTGAAATATATGATAACTGCAACGATAATATCAATGATTTCCGTTGAAAATTCAAACAGCTGCAAGTAAAATCCCCCGGCCGTTAAGTATGCGATAAAGATGCCGGAGAAGAGTACTCCGATGGGGTTGCTTAAGCCCAGCAAAGCAACGGAAATGCCGGTAAAGCCTTCCGATGCCAGCACATCTTTGATTTCAATGTGCTTTCCGGTACCTGCCAGATACAAGAGTCCGCCTGCAAGTCCTGCAATGGCTCCTGCGATTACCATGGATAAAATAATGCTCTTTTTTTCATTGATACCTGCGTATTTGCTGGCATCCCGGTTAAAGCCCACAGCCTTTAATTCATAGCCGAAGGTTGTCTTGTTAAGAAGGAGCCAGATTACGATCACCGTAAGGATTGCAATGAGGATACCGCCGTTAACGCTGGAACCTGGGAATATCTTATCAAGTCCCATCTTTGGAATGTTGGCTGTTGCTGCCACATTCCGGGATTCATTTCGCAGGTTATTAAATAAGGGCTTATAACTCTTCACGATCCAGTTAACCAGATACATGCCGATGTAGTTCATCATAATAGAAGCAATTACTTCGTTTACGTTAAAATATGCCTTTAAAAGTCCAGGTACAAGGCCCCACACAGCGCCTAAGATGACGCTAGCAA from Lacrimispora sphenoides JCM 1415 encodes the following:
- a CDS encoding glycine--tRNA ligase; protein product: MEKTMEKIVGLAKSRGFVYPGSEIYGGLANTWDYGNLGVELKNNVKKAWWQKFIQESPYNVGVDCAILMNSQTWVASGHLGGFSDPLMDCKACKERFRADKLIEDYMAENNITIEGSVDAWSQEEMKSYIDEKNICCPSCGKHDFTDIRQFNLMFKTFQGVTEDAKNTVYLRPETAQGIFVNFKNVQRTSRKKIPFGIGQVGKSFRNEITPGNFTFRTREFEQMELEFFCEPDTDLEWFAYWKEFCINWLQTLGIKEDEMRVRDHEKEELSFYSKATSDIEFLFPFGWGELWGIADRTDYDLNQHQNTSGQDMTYFDDEKKERYIPYVVEPSLGADRVTLAFLCAAYDEEEIAEGDVRTVLHFHPAIAPVKIGVLPLSKKLNEGAEKVYEELCKYYNCEFDDRGNIGKRYRRQDEIGTPFCVTYDFDSEEDFAVTVRDRDTMEQVRVPIAELKSYFEDKFRF
- a CDS encoding ABC transporter permease — translated: MKPKQIKDHTGILSSIFAIVLGLIVGLIILFLCNPKQALPGFATILSGAFTHGAKGVGQVFYYATPIILTGLSVGFAFKTGLFNIGTPGQFIMGGFGAVYVGILWTSLGPAHWIVALLASVILGAVWGLVPGLLKAYFNVNEVIASIMMNYIGMYLVNWIVKSYKPLFNNLRNESRNVAATANIPKMGLDKIFPGSSVNGGILIAILTVIVIWLLLNKTTFGYELKAVGFNRDASKYAGINEKKSIILSMVIAGAIAGLAGGLLYLAGTGKHIEIKDVLASEGFTGISVALLGLSNPIGVLFSGIFIAYLTAGGFYLQLFEFSTEIIDIIVAVIIYFSAFALMVKIILSKIHRQKGEKAEAAKEGGTKS
- a CDS encoding ABC transporter permease, producing MSVIYFIFQQTMYFMIPLMIVALGAMFSERSGIINIALEGIMTMGAFTGILFIHFTGGSMNGQLQLIIAVLISMATGMVFSLFHAYASINMKSNQVISGTALNMFAPAFAIFVARVIQGVQQVQFNNTFRISSVPILGKVPFFGPLLFQNAYITTYIGIAIFLLSTIVLYKTRFGLRLRSCGEHPQAADSAGINVYRMQYAGVMISGALGGLGGLVFVVPTSTNFNADVAGYGFLALAVLIFGQWKPVNIMFASLFFGLMKAIASAYSGIPFLSAMGIPSYFYKMVPYIITLIVLIFTSRNSQAPKAEGIPYDKGQR